The Aquitalea magnusonii region GGCGCAAGTCAGGCAACAGCCGCAGACCGCTTTCCCCTTCCAGATTGAGATCCAGCACGATGCGCAACGGTGCCGGCATACGCGCCTGCATGGCCTGCGCCCCATTCGCGGCGCATTCCACCCGGAAACCACGTCGCACCAGCGCACGGGACAGCACCGTGCTGAAAGCCTCATCATCATCTACCAGCAGAAAATCCAGCGTCATGCATCTTCCTCCAGCCGCAGGGGTAAGCGTACACAAGCATGCACCCCACCCTCCGGCCTGTTTTCCAGGGTCAGGGTACCGCCCAGCCTGGCCAGCGTGGCGTGGCTGAGCATCACGCCCAGGCCCATGCCTGCCGGTTTGCTGGATGTCAGCGGTGCCAGACCGGCACGCTGTAGCTGGGCGGCAGACAAGCGCCCGGACGGGTTGATGATGTCCAGTTGCAACAGCCCGTCTTGCAAGGCTGCCGTTACGGTCAGCACACCACCGCCAGCCTCGGCCGCGTTATTGATCAGGTTGAAAAATGCCGGCCAGAAGGCGGCATCCAGCCATACCTGCGGATCAGGCCCGTGGGCCGGCTGCCAGTCCAGTTGCACATCGGGGCGCAGGCTGCGCCAGCCGGATAGCTGCTGTGCCAGCGCGGCAAACAAGGGGCTGGGGCGATCCGTCTGCTGCACACCTTGCTTCAGCCGGCTCAGTGCCTGGGCACAGGCCGCTAGCTGGGTCTGCATCAGTTGCAGATCGTCCTGCAAAGACGCATCGGCGGCATGCTGCTGCAGCATGTCATCCACCAGCAGGGTAAGCGTGTTAAGCGGCGTGGACAGCGAATGTGCCGCACCGGCTGCCTGCATGCCCACCGCCAGCAACTGTTCATCCCGCAACTGCGTTTCCCGCGCTGCCGCCAGCGCCGCCTCGCGCGCGGCCAGTTGACGCGCCAGCCAGGAGACAAAACTGGTAATCAGCAGGGCAGACAAGGCAAAGGTAAGCCACATGCCCACCAAATGCAGGGAAAAGGCATAAGCCGCGTCGCTGCCCTGCAGCGGCCAGGGCAGATGCCAGCCAAACAGGGCGGCATAGGCCAGCATGCTCAGCAGCGACAGTCCCCAGGCAAACACGCCGGGGGACAGCAAGGCGGCAAACAATACCGGCGGCAGGTAGAGCGAAGCCAGCGGATTGGCCGCTCCGCCGCTGAACGCCAGGCATTCAGTCAGTGCCAGCACGTCCGCCAGCAAACCCAGCCGCAGCAGCAACAGGGGCGAAGCGCCGCGCTGCAACTGCCTAGCCAGTAAATGATTGAACAGCGCCAGGGTGGCCAGTGCCTGCAACAGCAGCAGCCAGGGCAGGGACAGCCCGGTTGCGGCGCACAGCAGCAACAATACGCCGCCCGCACCCAGCATCAGCCAGCGCAGGCGGGCAATCAGGCGCACGGCATCGGGCAGGTCGGCCACCAGACGTGAAGGGGAAGAAAACAATTGGGCCAGCATGGCCGACACTTTAGCATCCCGCCGCCCTGCCCGTGACTGCGACATAATGCCGCAGCGTGAGAGCGGCCCTGCTCGTCGCCATCGCGCCAGTCTGCTAGTCTTGCAAGACTTTTTGTCGAACCCTGACGGATGAAACATTTGAAACTTGCCGCCTGCGGCCTGATCCTGTTTATCGCCCTGGGCCCGCTGGTGGGTCTGCTGGCCACCGGCGTGATGCCGATGCTGGCCTACATGCTGGGTGCGCTGCCGGCGGCTCTGGCCGGC contains the following coding sequences:
- a CDS encoding ATP-binding protein, whose protein sequence is MLAQLFSSPSRLVADLPDAVRLIARLRWLMLGAGGVLLLLCAATGLSLPWLLLLQALATLALFNHLLARQLQRGASPLLLLRLGLLADVLALTECLAFSGGAANPLASLYLPPVLFAALLSPGVFAWGLSLLSMLAYAALFGWHLPWPLQGSDAAYAFSLHLVGMWLTFALSALLITSFVSWLARQLAAREAALAAARETQLRDEQLLAVGMQAAGAAHSLSTPLNTLTLLVDDMLQQHAADASLQDDLQLMQTQLAACAQALSRLKQGVQQTDRPSPLFAALAQQLSGWRSLRPDVQLDWQPAHGPDPQVWLDAAFWPAFFNLINNAAEAGGGVLTVTAALQDGLLQLDIINPSGRLSAAQLQRAGLAPLTSSKPAGMGLGVMLSHATLARLGGTLTLENRPEGGVHACVRLPLRLEEDA